A single genomic interval of Staphylococcus hyicus harbors:
- a CDS encoding formate--tetrahydrofolate ligase: MSHLSDLEIANQATLKYISEIANQAGISEDALEQYGHYKAKIDISKINTKGEKGKVVLVTAMSPTPAGEGKSTVTVGLADAFKKINQNVMVALREPALGPIFGIKGGATGGGRAQVLPMEDINLHFNGDFHAITTANNALSAFIDNHIHQGNELGIDQRRIEWKRVLDMNDRALRNVVVGLGGPTQGVPREDGFNITVASEIMAILCLSTGITDLKQNIANITIGYTRDRKPVTVKDLKVEGALAMILKDAIKPNLVQTIEGTPALVHGGPFANIAHGCNSIIATETARDLADIVVTEAGFGSDLGAEKFIDIKSRKAGFEPSAVVLVATVRALKMHGGVAKDNLKEENVEALQLGIKNLERHVNNIRKFGVEPVIALNAFIHDTEAETQFVQKWAEQNNVRLSLTEVWEKGGEGGVDLAQKVLEVIEQPNNFKRLYDLELPIEQKIEKIVKDIYGGSKVSFSSKAQKQLKQFKENGWDNYPVCMAKTQYSFSDDATQLGAPENFEITIRELEAKTGAGFIVALTGAIMTMPGLPKKPAALNMDVTPDGHAIGLF, encoded by the coding sequence GTGAGTCATTTATCAGATTTAGAAATTGCGAATCAAGCTACATTGAAGTATATTAGTGAAATTGCGAATCAAGCAGGCATCTCAGAGGATGCTTTAGAGCAATATGGTCACTATAAAGCTAAAATTGATATTTCTAAAATCAACACAAAAGGTGAAAAGGGTAAAGTTGTTCTTGTTACAGCGATGAGTCCAACACCAGCCGGTGAAGGTAAATCAACAGTAACAGTTGGTTTAGCAGATGCATTTAAAAAAATTAATCAAAACGTTATGGTAGCATTACGTGAACCAGCGTTAGGACCAATATTTGGTATTAAAGGTGGCGCAACTGGGGGAGGTCGCGCACAAGTTTTACCTATGGAAGATATTAACCTTCACTTTAATGGCGACTTCCATGCGATAACAACAGCAAATAATGCACTTTCTGCATTTATCGATAATCACATCCATCAAGGTAATGAACTTGGCATTGATCAACGTCGTATCGAATGGAAACGTGTCCTTGATATGAACGACCGTGCATTGCGAAATGTTGTTGTTGGTCTTGGTGGACCGACACAAGGTGTGCCTCGTGAGGATGGATTTAATATTACAGTTGCATCTGAAATTATGGCTATTTTATGTTTAAGCACGGGTATTACAGACTTAAAACAAAACATTGCGAACATTACGATTGGTTATACACGTGATCGTAAACCAGTGACAGTTAAAGACCTAAAAGTAGAGGGTGCTTTAGCGATGATTCTTAAAGATGCAATTAAACCGAATTTAGTACAAACGATTGAAGGCACGCCAGCATTAGTGCATGGTGGTCCATTTGCCAATATTGCACACGGCTGTAACTCTATTATTGCGACTGAAACTGCTCGTGATCTTGCGGATATTGTTGTAACTGAAGCTGGTTTTGGATCAGACTTAGGTGCTGAAAAATTCATTGATATTAAATCAAGAAAAGCTGGTTTCGAACCGAGTGCAGTTGTATTAGTAGCAACAGTACGTGCCTTAAAAATGCATGGTGGCGTGGCAAAAGACAATCTTAAAGAAGAAAATGTTGAAGCGCTTCAATTAGGTATTAAAAATTTAGAACGCCATGTCAATAATATTCGTAAGTTTGGTGTTGAACCTGTTATTGCATTAAATGCATTTATTCATGATACGGAAGCAGAAACGCAATTTGTTCAAAAATGGGCGGAACAAAATAATGTCCGTCTGTCATTAACGGAAGTTTGGGAAAAAGGCGGAGAAGGCGGCGTTGACTTAGCTCAAAAAGTTCTAGAAGTCATCGAACAACCTAATAACTTCAAACGCTTGTATGATTTAGAGTTACCAATTGAGCAAAAAATCGAAAAAATTGTTAAAGATATTTACGGTGGTAGTAAAGTCTCTTTCTCAAGCAAAGCGCAAAAACAATTAAAACAATTCAAAGAAAATGGTTGGGATAATTATCCAGTTTGTATGGCTAAAACACAATATTCATTTAGTGATGACGCTACACAACTTGGTGCACCAGAAAATTTTGAAATTACAATTCGAGAATTAGAAGCTAAGACTGGCGCAGGATTTATCGTTGCACTCACTGGTGCAATTATGACTATGCCTGGTCTCCCTAAAAAACCAGCTGCATTAAATATGGATGTTACGCCAGATGGTCATGCGATTGGTTTATTCTAA
- a CDS encoding biosynthetic peptidoglycan transglycosylase, with protein MLRHSSDLTQFLKHYDSYFKYIKRLFILSIIGSIWLLIFALGLALGYFASIVSKADDINDDALVRAVTRLPELPEIQSSHVDIIKIYNDQTPILIAGPAEVSPYVTQAIVASEDAQFYTHHGILPKAIFRAMYQDIFNRDHPTGGSTITQQLVKNQLLSNQKTYDRKAKEIMYAMRLENIMTKDEIIYTYINRVSFGRNQHGQHITGITAASYGIFGKPPKLLNLSESAYLAGLVQSPYFYTPYTKDGHLKSNESIQPSIHRQRYVLKRMYVENMITKQQYEHALNDPIQEKFI; from the coding sequence ATGTTGAGACATTCATCAGATTTAACACAGTTTTTAAAACATTACGATAGTTATTTTAAATATATCAAACGCCTCTTTATCCTTTCTATCATTGGCTCAATATGGCTCCTTATATTTGCTTTAGGGCTTGCTTTGGGTTACTTCGCAAGTATCGTATCAAAAGCAGATGATATTAATGATGATGCACTAGTACGAGCGGTGACACGCCTTCCTGAGCTACCTGAAATTCAATCTAGTCATGTTGATATTATTAAAATTTATAACGATCAAACTCCAATATTAATTGCCGGCCCAGCAGAGGTCTCTCCATACGTTACACAAGCGATTGTAGCTAGTGAAGACGCACAATTTTACACGCATCACGGCATTTTACCAAAAGCGATATTCAGAGCAATGTATCAAGACATTTTTAATCGTGATCACCCTACTGGTGGTAGCACGATTACGCAACAACTAGTTAAAAACCAATTACTTTCTAATCAAAAAACCTATGATCGTAAAGCTAAAGAAATCATGTATGCGATGCGGTTGGAAAATATTATGACTAAAGATGAAATCATTTATACGTATATTAACCGCGTATCATTTGGACGTAACCAACATGGGCAACATATTACTGGCATTACCGCGGCCTCTTATGGCATATTTGGCAAACCACCAAAACTTTTAAATTTATCAGAATCAGCTTACCTTGCTGGACTTGTTCAGAGCCCATATTTCTATACACCATATACGAAAGATGGACACCTTAAGAGTAACGAATCCATACAACCTTCCATACATCGTCAAAGGTATGTTTTGAAGCGAATGTATGTTGAAAATATGATTACGAAACAACAATATGAACATGCTTTAAACGACCCAATTCAAGAGAAATTTATTTGA